One stretch of Flavobacterium sp. 9 DNA includes these proteins:
- a CDS encoding DUF4294 domain-containing protein codes for MRFTYIILFFTLISFTSQAQVTPKPNEEMGYILTEQDSILNDTIQLPEIIISKEKLDPEAQKQFLILQNRVYKVYPYAKLAADRLTALNQGMARLKTNREKKKYFKIVEDYLNNEFEDRLKKLSRRQGQILVKLINRQTGITTYELIRTLKSGFKAFVSNTTANLFDISLKKEYKPFEVNEDYLIETILQRAFESGRLANQKPATPIDYNDLMNTWEEKAKTQAKK; via the coding sequence ATGAGATTTACCTACATTATTTTATTCTTTACATTGATTTCGTTTACAAGTCAAGCTCAGGTTACCCCAAAGCCAAATGAGGAAATGGGTTATATATTAACCGAGCAGGATTCTATTTTGAACGATACAATTCAATTACCTGAGATTATTATTTCTAAAGAAAAGCTCGATCCCGAAGCACAAAAGCAATTTTTGATACTTCAAAACCGTGTTTATAAAGTATATCCATATGCTAAACTTGCGGCAGATAGATTGACGGCATTAAATCAGGGAATGGCTCGATTGAAAACCAATCGCGAAAAGAAAAAGTATTTCAAGATCGTTGAAGACTATCTTAATAATGAATTTGAAGACAGATTAAAGAAATTGTCGCGCCGACAAGGTCAAATACTTGTAAAGTTAATCAATCGACAAACCGGAATCACAACGTATGAATTAATCCGAACCTTAAAAAGCGGATTCAAAGCCTTTGTATCTAATACAACGGCCAATTTATTCGACATAAGTCTAAAGAAAGAATATAAACCGTTTGAAGTAAACGAAGACTATTTGATAGAAACTATTCTTCAACGTGCTTTCGAATCTGGTAGATTAGCAAATCAAAAACCTGCGACTCCAATAGATTACAACGATCTAATGAATACTTGGGAAGAAAAAGCCAAGACACAAGCTAAAAAATAA
- a CDS encoding M42 family metallopeptidase, whose amino-acid sequence MSTESILKDTSIAFLESYLNNASPTGYESEGQKLWMNYLKPYVDTFITDTYGTAVGVINPDAPFKVVIEGHADEISWYVNYITDDGLLYVIRNGGSDHQIAPSKRVNIHTKKGIVKGVFGWPAIHTRLRDKEESPKISNIFIDLGCETKEQVEAMGVHVGCVITYPDEFMILNENKFVCRAIDNRMGGFMIAEVARLLKENKKELPFGLYIVNSVQEEIGLRGAEMIAQTIKPNVAIVTDVCHDTTTPMIDKKVEGDLKMGRGPVIAYAPAVQNRLRDLIVDTAVENKIPFQRHATSRATGTDTDAFAYSNGGVASALISLPLRYMHTTVEMVHREDVENVIQLIYESLLKIENNETFSYFK is encoded by the coding sequence ATGAGTACTGAATCTATCTTAAAAGATACCTCTATTGCTTTTCTGGAAAGCTACCTAAATAATGCCTCGCCGACTGGATATGAAAGTGAAGGCCAGAAACTTTGGATGAATTATTTAAAGCCTTACGTTGATACTTTTATCACTGATACTTATGGAACTGCTGTTGGTGTTATTAATCCTGATGCACCTTTTAAGGTTGTAATTGAAGGTCACGCTGATGAAATTTCCTGGTATGTAAACTATATTACTGACGATGGTTTGTTGTATGTGATCCGAAATGGTGGTTCTGATCATCAAATTGCGCCTTCTAAAAGAGTCAATATTCATACTAAAAAAGGAATTGTAAAAGGTGTTTTTGGATGGCCGGCAATTCATACGAGATTACGTGATAAGGAAGAATCTCCAAAAATCAGTAATATTTTTATTGATTTGGGTTGTGAAACCAAAGAACAAGTTGAAGCAATGGGTGTTCATGTAGGTTGCGTGATTACATATCCTGATGAATTTATGATTCTGAACGAGAATAAATTTGTTTGTCGCGCCATTGATAACAGAATGGGCGGTTTTATGATTGCCGAAGTTGCTCGTTTATTAAAAGAAAATAAAAAAGAATTACCTTTTGGTCTATATATCGTTAATTCTGTTCAGGAAGAAATTGGTTTGCGCGGAGCTGAAATGATTGCTCAAACGATCAAACCAAATGTTGCTATTGTAACTGATGTTTGCCACGATACGACTACTCCAATGATTGATAAAAAAGTTGAAGGTGATCTTAAAATGGGTCGCGGTCCTGTTATTGCTTACGCTCCAGCGGTGCAAAACAGACTTCGCGATTTAATTGTTGATACTGCGGTAGAAAACAAAATTCCGTTTCAGCGTCATGCAACTTCACGAGCTACAGGAACTGATACTGATGCTTTTGCTTATAGTAATGGCGGAGTAGCGTCGGCATTGATTTCTTTGCCTTTGCGTTATATGCATACAACTGTAGAAATGGTTCACAGAGAAGATGTTGAAAATGTGATTCAATTGATTTACGAATCATTATTGAAAATTGAAAACAATGAAACTTTCTCTTATTTTAAATAA
- a CDS encoding response regulator transcription factor: protein MKLLLLEDDFTLSKEISAFFTSKEFECFPYYDGSLLLKKYFPYEYDLIILDINVPGINGIDVCKGIREIDKKTPIIMLTAFSEIEDKLASFDNGADDYLVKPFHFEELYARVSSLLRRKDIPQQSEKKLLIQDLEILEDDMKVYRSGEEIKLTPKEFKLILILAHAKGKVLSKQFIAEKLWDYHIETNQNTIEVYINFLRKKIDKDHETKLIRTKIGYGYYLSDQE, encoded by the coding sequence ATGAAGCTACTATTACTCGAAGACGATTTTACTTTGTCTAAAGAAATCTCAGCGTTCTTTACTTCAAAAGAATTCGAGTGTTTTCCTTATTATGACGGTTCTTTATTACTAAAAAAGTATTTTCCTTATGAATACGATTTAATTATTCTGGATATTAATGTTCCCGGAATTAATGGTATAGACGTTTGTAAAGGGATTAGAGAAATCGATAAAAAGACTCCAATAATTATGCTCACAGCTTTTAGCGAAATCGAAGACAAACTTGCTTCTTTTGATAATGGTGCCGATGATTATTTGGTTAAACCTTTTCATTTTGAAGAATTATATGCCCGAGTTTCTTCTTTATTAAGACGAAAAGATATTCCGCAGCAAAGTGAAAAAAAATTATTGATTCAGGATTTAGAGATTTTAGAAGATGATATGAAAGTTTATCGCTCTGGCGAAGAAATAAAACTTACTCCAAAAGAATTTAAATTGATTTTGATTTTGGCTCATGCCAAAGGAAAAGTTTTGTCGAAACAATTTATTGCAGAGAAACTTTGGGATTATCATATTGAAACAAATCAGAATACAATTGAGGTCTATATTAACTTTCTAAGAAAAAAAATAGACAAAGACCACGAAACAAAACTTATTCGCACCAAAATTGGATACGGATATTATTTAAGCGATCAGGAATGA
- a CDS encoding HAMP domain-containing sensor histidine kinase, with the protein MTLKNRISLLVSLLFTILFGLASTLIFVLYSNFRKEEFRDRLEIKALSNIKLLVNVKEVDDQLLKMIDQNSINKLYDEKTLVFDSHYKLIYSSIDDARINWSIDDLKYLKKHKTFFKQQGNYEVYGVFYDTKDRDFYALISATDDYGQRKLLFLRYTLVISYIFFTCICWVLTSFTVKKAMNPLSSFHQKIKNINENNLDTRIASKSNKNEIDLIANEFNFMMDRIEISYQKQKEFTAHASHELRTPLSRITSQIENIVANDKTPPESKSFLKTILSDVNQLTELINSLLVLSKIDSKNFNNNEVHRIDEILFSAIEKLNKSFPDFVILFEIEENDNLDTALEIKGNKNLLEIALSNVLKNACVYSDNKQAKVKISTKEDYLVISVLNTGKTLNETEQQNLFEPFMRGENSKGTTGFGLGLRIVQRILNLHNATITYTATDINTNLFQLFFHL; encoded by the coding sequence ATGACTTTAAAAAACCGAATATCATTATTAGTTAGTTTATTATTTACAATCCTATTTGGATTGGCATCTACTTTGATATTTGTTTTGTATTCTAATTTTAGAAAAGAAGAATTTCGTGACCGTTTGGAAATAAAGGCGCTTTCGAACATTAAACTTTTAGTGAATGTAAAGGAAGTCGACGATCAGCTTTTGAAAATGATCGACCAGAATTCCATCAATAAATTATACGATGAGAAAACATTGGTATTCGATTCTCACTACAAACTTATATATAGCAGTATTGACGATGCGAGAATCAATTGGTCTATTGATGATTTAAAATACTTAAAAAAACATAAAACTTTCTTTAAACAACAAGGTAATTATGAGGTTTATGGTGTTTTTTATGATACTAAAGACAGGGATTTTTATGCTTTAATATCTGCAACGGATGATTATGGACAAAGAAAGCTTCTGTTCTTAAGATATACTCTTGTAATCTCTTATATTTTCTTTACTTGTATTTGTTGGGTTTTAACGTCTTTTACGGTCAAAAAAGCGATGAATCCGTTAAGTTCTTTTCATCAGAAAATTAAAAATATAAACGAGAATAATCTTGATACCCGAATTGCATCGAAAAGCAATAAAAACGAAATTGATTTGATTGCAAATGAGTTTAATTTTATGATGGATCGGATTGAGATTTCTTATCAAAAACAAAAAGAATTTACCGCACATGCTTCTCATGAACTCAGAACTCCACTGTCGAGAATTACTTCGCAAATTGAGAATATTGTAGCTAATGATAAAACTCCGCCTGAAAGTAAATCGTTCCTAAAAACAATTTTATCCGATGTAAATCAATTAACTGAGCTAATTAATTCGTTGCTTGTTTTATCTAAAATTGATTCTAAAAACTTCAACAATAACGAAGTTCATCGTATTGATGAGATTCTGTTTTCGGCAATCGAAAAATTAAATAAAAGCTTTCCGGATTTTGTTATTCTGTTTGAAATAGAAGAAAATGACAATTTAGATACGGCATTAGAAATCAAAGGAAATAAAAATTTACTTGAAATAGCATTAAGTAATGTCTTAAAAAATGCTTGTGTTTACTCTGATAATAAACAAGCAAAAGTCAAAATTAGCACTAAGGAAGATTATCTTGTTATTTCGGTCTTAAATACGGGGAAAACCTTAAATGAAACTGAACAGCAAAATCTTTTTGAGCCCTTTATGCGTGGCGAAAACTCAAAAGGAACGACTGGTTTCGGATTAGGATTGCGTATTGTACAGCGTATTTTAAATCTTCACAACGCTACTATAACTTACACAGCTACAGATATTAACACGAATTTATTTCAATTATTTTTTCATTTATAA
- a CDS encoding TolC family protein, with product MRKLCALLLLVLFNQAITAQKTVTLQDCESQFLKKNLFLLASQYNIDASKALTIQARIWDNPTISAELNAYNPERNQYFDIGKEGQKAFGIEQLIYLGGKKRNEVKLAQTNEQLAELQFNDLLRTLKLQLRKSFYTVYYNTKNLETTDKQIAHIEDLINSYSVQVQKGNIALKDLVRLQSLYLNFKNERMEVVNDNIEEQANLKLLLNETETVVPSVPDGEFNKYLKTIAFDLKSFESDAITNRPDYLAKQKEIDANTLNVKWQKSLSIPDITVGANYDQRSGAFNKEANLTLAIPLPLWNKKKGNIKYAQTILEQSKVDKQNFDLQLQTEITSAWNKWDESRKNYVVIKPTVNSDFEAVYNGMLNNFQKRNVSLLEFTDFMESYNQASIQVNELKKKVVLSGEELNSTINKDLF from the coding sequence ATGAGAAAACTATGTGCACTTCTATTGCTTGTATTATTCAATCAAGCGATTACGGCTCAAAAAACGGTCACACTTCAGGATTGTGAGAGTCAGTTTCTTAAAAAGAATCTTTTTTTGTTGGCATCACAGTATAATATCGATGCTTCGAAAGCACTAACCATTCAAGCCCGTATTTGGGACAACCCCACGATCAGCGCAGAATTAAATGCCTACAATCCCGAAAGAAATCAATATTTTGATATTGGAAAAGAAGGACAAAAAGCATTTGGAATTGAGCAGCTAATTTACTTAGGCGGAAAAAAACGCAACGAAGTTAAACTGGCTCAAACCAATGAACAATTGGCTGAATTGCAATTTAATGATTTACTGAGGACTTTAAAATTGCAGCTTCGCAAAAGTTTTTACACTGTTTACTACAATACAAAAAATCTTGAAACTACAGACAAACAAATCGCGCACATTGAAGATTTAATTAACTCCTACTCTGTTCAGGTTCAAAAAGGGAATATTGCACTAAAAGATTTGGTTCGTTTACAGTCTTTGTATCTAAATTTTAAAAACGAACGAATGGAAGTTGTCAACGACAATATTGAAGAACAGGCAAATTTAAAGCTACTATTAAACGAAACCGAAACTGTAGTTCCTAGCGTTCCTGATGGTGAGTTTAATAAATACCTAAAAACGATTGCTTTTGATTTAAAGTCTTTCGAAAGTGATGCTATTACCAATCGTCCTGATTATTTGGCTAAACAAAAAGAAATTGACGCTAATACATTAAATGTAAAATGGCAAAAATCTCTTTCTATTCCAGATATAACTGTTGGAGCAAACTATGACCAACGAAGTGGTGCTTTTAATAAAGAAGCTAATTTGACTCTGGCAATTCCTCTTCCACTTTGGAATAAAAAAAAAGGAAACATTAAATATGCGCAAACAATTTTGGAACAATCTAAAGTTGATAAACAAAATTTTGACTTGCAATTGCAAACCGAAATTACATCGGCATGGAATAAATGGGATGAATCGCGTAAAAACTATGTGGTTATAAAGCCAACCGTTAATTCTGATTTTGAAGCGGTTTATAACGGAATGCTAAATAATTTTCAGAAGCGAAATGTTAGTTTATTAGAGTTTACTGATTTTATGGAAAGCTACAATCAAGCTTCAATTCAGGTAAATGAATTAAAGAAAAAAGTAGTGCTTTCAGGCGAAGAATTAAATAGTACAATCAACAAAGACTTATTTTAA
- a CDS encoding efflux RND transporter periplasmic adaptor subunit, producing MKHKLIIAIAIVSLSIASCKKEVENPDTNASFALSDAMLKTTTMAEAQNQPVKNQLSFYGKITADNNKAIDVYPLVGGSVIKVNVELGDYVNKGQVLATIRSTDIADFEKQAIDAKSDLLVAKNSLKVAQELFDGKLNSESDVLQAKSEVNKAQSQLNKIQETYKIYNIKAGSIYEVTAPISGFIIQKSINQDMLLRSDRSENIFDIAEISEVWAMANINEMDINKVKLGIDADVTTLSYPDKVFKGKVDKIFNVIDPETKAMQARIKLQNPGYMLKPDMNASIKLSFNEDKSMIAIPSKAIVFDKSKNFVMVFKDRHNIETRQVEVYRVVGDTTYISSGLKENEKVITNNQLFIYRALND from the coding sequence ATGAAACATAAACTAATCATAGCAATTGCAATCGTAAGCCTGTCAATTGCAAGCTGCAAAAAAGAAGTTGAAAATCCAGACACAAATGCCTCTTTTGCTTTAAGCGATGCGATGCTGAAAACTACAACAATGGCAGAAGCTCAAAATCAGCCTGTAAAAAATCAATTGAGTTTTTATGGAAAAATTACTGCCGATAATAATAAAGCCATCGACGTTTATCCGCTTGTTGGCGGAAGCGTTATAAAAGTAAATGTAGAACTTGGTGATTATGTAAATAAAGGGCAGGTTCTCGCTACTATTAGAAGTACAGATATTGCCGATTTTGAAAAACAAGCTATTGATGCAAAAAGTGATTTATTGGTTGCCAAAAACAGTTTGAAAGTTGCTCAGGAATTATTTGACGGAAAATTAAATTCTGAAAGTGATGTTCTTCAGGCGAAATCAGAAGTAAATAAAGCGCAATCTCAATTGAATAAAATTCAGGAAACTTATAAGATTTACAACATCAAAGCAGGTTCTATTTATGAAGTTACGGCGCCAATAAGTGGTTTTATCATTCAAAAAAGTATTAATCAGGATATGCTTTTAAGAAGCGATCGTTCTGAAAACATCTTTGATATTGCAGAAATCAGTGAGGTTTGGGCAATGGCAAATATTAACGAAATGGACATCAATAAAGTAAAACTTGGAATTGATGCCGATGTAACTACTTTAAGTTATCCTGATAAAGTTTTTAAAGGAAAAGTAGACAAAATCTTCAACGTAATTGATCCGGAAACTAAAGCGATGCAAGCCCGAATCAAATTGCAGAATCCCGGTTATATGTTGAAACCAGATATGAATGCAAGTATCAAATTGTCATTTAATGAAGATAAATCGATGATTGCAATTCCTAGCAAAGCAATTGTTTTTGATAAAAGCAAAAACTTTGTAATGGTTTTTAAAGATCGTCATAATATAGAAACCAGACAGGTCGAAGTTTATAGAGTTGTTGGAGACACAACTTATATTTCAAGTGGTTTAAAAGAAAATGAGAAAGTAATTACCAATAATCAACTGTTTATTTATCGCGCTTTAAACGACTAG
- a CDS encoding carbohydrate porin codes for MEKSVNILSFATLFFSALSFSQETDSIRKYSLKFQMTSIYQYHPGFSANYSGTNSMNPKEESALSLTSTLYLDVPLWKGATVTFNPEMSGGEGLSQARGLGGFPNGETFRIGDTKPVVYVARMLLEQKFKLGDNKSLQLVFGKFGLSDYFDDNSYSHDPRTQFLNWSLMTHGAWDYAANTRGYTDGLYANYQFDSWQVRASLTALPTYANGPNVEFSFKDSNAINIEIEKNIVFKNNDSGNIKLLGFRNVAGMGNYDEANSNFTTTPDIKSTRQNGRTKYGIGLNMEYTHNDIWGLFARMSYNDGKNETWAFTEIDRSAQLGISLKGKMWNRPDDFGGIALVANGLSNPHEEYQKLGGNGFMIGDGTLNYGIEQIAEVYYSFLVPNTHIWLSPDYQFAMNPAYNKDRGPVSFFAIRFHTEF; via the coding sequence ATGGAAAAGTCTGTAAACATATTGAGTTTTGCAACGTTGTTTTTTTCAGCGTTATCATTTTCACAAGAAACAGATTCGATACGAAAATATAGTCTGAAATTTCAAATGACTTCTATTTATCAATATCATCCCGGTTTTAGCGCCAATTATTCCGGAACGAATAGTATGAATCCCAAAGAAGAAAGCGCGCTGTCATTGACTTCGACTTTATATCTTGATGTTCCGCTTTGGAAAGGCGCAACTGTAACTTTTAATCCTGAAATGTCCGGAGGAGAAGGTTTGTCGCAAGCCAGAGGATTAGGAGGTTTTCCTAACGGAGAAACTTTTAGAATTGGAGATACAAAACCAGTTGTTTATGTTGCCCGAATGCTTCTGGAACAAAAGTTTAAGCTTGGCGATAATAAGTCATTGCAATTAGTTTTCGGGAAGTTTGGATTATCAGATTACTTTGATGACAATTCATATTCACATGATCCAAGAACACAATTTCTAAACTGGTCTTTGATGACGCACGGAGCCTGGGATTATGCCGCAAATACTCGAGGATATACAGATGGATTGTATGCTAATTATCAATTTGATAGCTGGCAAGTACGGGCTTCTTTGACTGCTTTGCCAACATATGCTAATGGTCCAAATGTCGAGTTTAGTTTTAAAGATTCGAATGCAATAAATATAGAAATTGAAAAGAATATAGTTTTCAAAAATAATGATTCCGGAAACATCAAATTGTTAGGTTTTCGAAATGTAGCAGGAATGGGAAATTATGATGAAGCAAATTCAAATTTTACAACAACTCCGGATATTAAAAGTACAAGACAAAATGGTCGTACTAAATATGGTATTGGTTTAAATATGGAATATACACATAACGATATTTGGGGGCTTTTTGCCAGAATGAGTTATAATGATGGTAAAAATGAAACCTGGGCTTTTACAGAAATTGACAGATCGGCACAATTAGGAATTAGCTTAAAAGGAAAAATGTGGAACCGTCCAGACGATTTTGGCGGTATTGCTTTAGTTGCAAACGGATTATCGAATCCGCATGAAGAATATCAGAAACTTGGAGGAAATGGTTTTATGATTGGTGACGGGACTTTGAATTACGGAATTGAACAAATCGCCGAGGTTTATTATTCTTTTTTAGTTCCCAATACACATATTTGGCTTTCGCCCGATTATCAATTTGCCATGAATCCTGCTTATAATAAAGACCGAGGTCCAGTTAGTTTTTTTGCAATACGCTTTCATACCGAATTCTGA
- a CDS encoding efflux RND transporter permease subunit has protein sequence MNKFIRNIIAFSLKNKAFTFFWVGILAVAGFISFKNMPIDAFPDVTNTQIIIITQWNGKSAEEVERFVTSPIEISMNSVQKKTSVRSITMFGLSVIKIIFDDGVDDTFARQQVNNLLKNVSLPDDVEPDVQPPYGPTGEIFRYIVKSDSRDSRELLTYQNWIIDKQLRSVPGVADLNVFGGQVKTYEVGVDPIKLAKYNITPLQVYNAVNAGNLNVGGDVIEKNGQAFVVRGVGLLKSIPDIENIIVDDAHGNPILVKNVASVYESSMPRVGQTGIGKNDDAVEGIVVMRKGENAQETLALIKDKIKDLNENVLPKDIKIETFYDRDNLMNFTTETVMHNLFEGIILVTCVVFLFMADWRTTFTVSIVIPLSLLFAFLCLKMMGMSANLLSLGAVDFGIIIDGAVVMVEGLFVVLDHRAHQLGMAKYNKIAKGSLIKKTGTEMGKAIFFSKLIIITALLPIFSFQKVEGKMFSPLAYTLGFALMGALLFTLTLVPVLSHILLNKNVKEKNNPFVNFWDRIVGKGFAWTFKHKVKTLVASVSLLAVVFFSATFLGTEFLPQLNEGALWVTAELPMSTSLQESVQTASMIRKDLESFPEVKNVLSQTGRSNDGTDPNGFGFIQLQVDLKPKSEWKRKINMDELINEMDEKLKVHQGITYNYSQPVIDNVAESVAGFKASNAVKIYGDDLDKLDELSNEVLAKIKDIPGIKDAGILRNVGQPEISVVLDREKMAAYGVTLSDAQAVLELAFGGKTATQKYEDEKKFDVRVRFLKEYRKDEFDLAELKVPTISGVKIPLKEICDIKTVTGPAFIYRDNTKRFIGVKFSVRDRDLGSTIAEAQKKVAELKMPTGYTTGWTGEFENQVRASARLAQVVPISLIGIFVLLFILFGNIKDSLLVLANVPFAVIGGIIALHLTGMNFGISAGVGFIALLGICIQNGVILISEFHHNLKAKFTLEESIFMGVKARTRAVVMTALMASIGLMPAAISTGIGSESQKPLAIVIIGGLVTATILTLLVFPILFWVFNRKKHIKIE, from the coding sequence ATGAACAAATTCATACGAAATATTATTGCTTTTTCACTTAAGAATAAAGCATTTACATTTTTTTGGGTGGGAATATTGGCAGTTGCCGGATTTATTTCTTTCAAGAATATGCCTATTGACGCTTTTCCGGATGTAACTAACACACAGATAATTATCATTACACAATGGAATGGTAAAAGTGCCGAAGAAGTGGAGCGTTTTGTTACCTCGCCTATTGAAATCTCTATGAATTCGGTACAAAAAAAGACCAGCGTTCGTAGTATAACGATGTTTGGTTTGTCTGTAATCAAGATTATTTTTGATGATGGTGTCGATGATACTTTTGCGCGTCAACAGGTAAATAATTTATTAAAAAACGTTTCTCTTCCAGATGATGTTGAACCAGATGTTCAGCCGCCTTACGGGCCAACCGGAGAAATTTTCAGATATATTGTCAAAAGTGACAGTAGAGACAGTAGAGAATTATTAACATATCAAAACTGGATTATTGACAAACAATTGCGTTCAGTTCCTGGTGTTGCTGATTTGAATGTATTTGGTGGTCAGGTAAAAACTTATGAAGTTGGTGTTGATCCTATAAAATTGGCCAAATATAATATTACGCCGTTACAAGTTTATAATGCTGTAAATGCCGGAAACTTGAATGTTGGTGGAGATGTAATCGAGAAAAATGGACAAGCATTCGTAGTTCGTGGTGTCGGACTTTTGAAATCAATTCCTGATATCGAAAATATTATTGTTGATGACGCACACGGAAATCCAATTTTAGTAAAAAATGTTGCCTCGGTTTATGAAAGTTCAATGCCTAGAGTTGGTCAAACCGGAATAGGTAAAAATGATGATGCCGTTGAAGGAATTGTTGTAATGCGAAAAGGCGAAAATGCTCAGGAAACACTTGCTTTAATTAAAGATAAAATAAAGGATTTAAATGAAAATGTACTTCCAAAAGATATAAAAATTGAAACTTTCTACGATCGTGATAATCTGATGAATTTCACTACCGAAACGGTAATGCACAATTTATTCGAAGGAATTATTCTGGTTACTTGTGTCGTATTTCTTTTTATGGCCGATTGGAGAACAACATTCACCGTTTCGATTGTTATTCCTTTATCGTTATTATTTGCGTTTTTATGTCTCAAAATGATGGGAATGAGTGCAAATCTGTTGAGTTTAGGTGCTGTCGATTTTGGGATTATCATTGATGGAGCTGTTGTTATGGTCGAAGGTTTGTTTGTGGTTCTCGATCATCGAGCGCATCAACTTGGAATGGCAAAATATAATAAAATTGCAAAAGGCAGTTTGATTAAGAAAACCGGAACTGAAATGGGTAAAGCCATCTTCTTTTCTAAACTTATTATCATTACGGCGTTATTACCAATATTTTCATTCCAAAAAGTAGAAGGAAAAATGTTCTCGCCTCTAGCCTACACTTTAGGTTTTGCCTTAATGGGAGCTTTACTTTTTACTCTGACATTGGTTCCTGTTCTGTCACATATTCTTCTTAATAAAAACGTAAAAGAGAAAAACAATCCTTTTGTGAATTTTTGGGACAGAATAGTGGGTAAAGGTTTTGCGTGGACTTTTAAACATAAAGTAAAAACATTAGTTGCTTCTGTATCCTTATTGGCAGTGGTTTTCTTCTCAGCAACTTTCCTGGGAACTGAATTTTTGCCACAATTAAATGAAGGCGCTTTATGGGTAACTGCCGAATTACCAATGAGTACTTCATTGCAAGAAAGTGTACAAACAGCGTCAATGATTCGAAAAGATCTTGAAAGTTTCCCTGAAGTGAAAAATGTTTTATCTCAAACTGGAAGAAGTAACGACGGAACAGATCCAAATGGTTTTGGTTTTATTCAGCTTCAGGTAGATTTAAAACCTAAATCTGAATGGAAACGAAAAATTAATATGGACGAACTGATCAATGAAATGGATGAGAAATTAAAAGTTCATCAAGGAATTACTTATAATTATTCGCAACCTGTTATTGATAATGTTGCTGAATCTGTTGCTGGTTTTAAAGCCTCAAATGCAGTAAAAATATACGGAGATGATCTTGATAAACTAGATGAATTATCGAATGAAGTTCTGGCAAAAATCAAGGATATTCCCGGAATAAAAGATGCCGGAATTCTTAGAAATGTTGGTCAGCCGGAAATCAGTGTGGTTCTTGACAGAGAGAAAATGGCCGCTTACGGAGTTACTTTAAGTGATGCTCAAGCGGTTCTGGAATTGGCTTTTGGAGGAAAAACTGCCACTCAAAAATACGAAGACGAGAAAAAATTTGATGTCCGAGTTCGTTTCTTAAAAGAATACAGAAAAGACGAATTCGATCTTGCTGAATTGAAAGTGCCAACAATAAGTGGTGTAAAAATTCCGCTTAAAGAAATTTGTGATATTAAAACCGTTACAGGTCCCGCTTTTATTTACAGAGATAATACAAAACGATTTATTGGCGTAAAATTCTCTGTTCGTGATCGAGATTTAGGAAGTACAATCGCTGAAGCACAGAAAAAAGTGGCTGAATTAAAAATGCCAACAGGCTATACAACAGGATGGACAGGAGAATTTGAAAACCAAGTTCGCGCCAGCGCACGTTTAGCACAAGTAGTTCCAATTAGTTTAATTGGGATATTTGTTCTGTTGTTTATTTTATTCGGAAACATCAAAGATTCTCTGTTAGTTCTTGCCAATGTTCCTTTTGCTGTTATTGGAGGAATTATCGCTTTACATCTTACAGGAATGAATTTTGGAATCTCGGCAGGAGTTGGATTTATTGCTTTACTTGGTATTTGTATTCAAAACGGAGTTATTTTAATATCAGAATTCCATCATAATCTCAAGGCAAAATTCACACTCGAAGAATCCATATTTATGGGCGTAAAAGCAAGAACAAGAGCTGTAGTTATGACTGCATTGATGGCTTCTATAGGTTTAATGCCAGCTGCAATCTCTACAGGAATTGGTTCTGAATCACAAAAACCATTGGCAATTGTTATTATTGGCGGTTTGGTTACAGCAACGATTCTTACCTTATTAGTATTCCCAATTTTATTTTGGGTATTCAATCGTAAAAAACATATCAAAATTGAGTAA